The Solenopsis invicta isolate M01_SB chromosome 3, UNIL_Sinv_3.0, whole genome shotgun sequence region atgaaaataaacattttggaCCATGATATCAAATTGTTGTGTTTTGTATGAAAGTTGTGTCTAACCTCTACTTCATATGATATTGTATTATTGGACTAATTCTCATTTCTAGGTAGCTTAATTAAGGAATAATCATGAAGAGCGTGGTGGCTTTGTTATTCCTGGCAGTCCTTGCTATGGGACAAACCGTTTCCTTCAACAAGATTTTGGATGCAGAATGGTTCATTTTTAAGGTATGAGACCATTGCATTTGGTAGCATAAGATTGTTGCATCTTGCatcaaaaagattaaatagGGTATAATGAAAATCTAGCCTTTTATAATCAGTCATACTGTTATtgatatacattattattactacacAGTAACAACATAGATACTGACATAGATACTTTGTTTACGAGGTATAGATTACTTTTGAATGTTGTGGATCACTTTCTTGAAAACAAATCTGATCTAATCCAATTCCTGTTAGCAGAACAAAGAAGGCATTGTTCCAAGAAGTTTTCGAgtctataaatgtttaaattattgtcTTTAgcataaatgaaattaataatttaaatcgtTGAAAGATAAAACAATGTTAATTTTCATTTCAAGCTGCACCATAACAAAGTTTACAAATCTCCAGTGGAGGAAGGATATAGAATGAAGATCTATATGGATAACAAACGCAAGATCGCCGAACACAATCGTAAATATGAGCTGAATGAAGTTACATATAAACTAGGAATGAACAAATATGGAGATATGGTAAGTTCTGAGAAGTAAATTATTTGGAAAGCGAGTAATTTTTCATgaatcatatttttctttttgtagttGCATCATGAATTTGTAAATACTTTGAATGGCTTCAATAAGTCTGTAACTGCTGGAATAGAAACTGAAGGAGTAACGTTTATCTCGCCAGCTAACGTTAAATTGCCAGACGAAGTCGATTGGACAAAACAAGGCGCTGTCACAGCTGTCAAGGATCAAGGACATTGCGGATCTTGCTGGGCATTCTCTTCTGTAAGGCTCTTTCTAATGTTCAATATTACAAATCTATCAAacaataatatctttaaaatgtattgatattttatttcattttaaaactatgttattattttaataagtcgacaaattatatcaattatgtatttttttaatgtaagtttttattttttcttggtAATTTAATGTCACATTGGACAGAATtagatattattgttttttttccagaCTGGAGCTTTGGAAGGACAGCATTTTAGAAGTACTGGCTATTTAGTTTCATTGAGTGAACAAAACTTAATCGATTGTTCTGGCAAATACGGCAACAATGGATGTAATGGCGGTTTGATGGATTATGCCTTTCAATATATCAAAGACAACAAAGGCCTGGATACTGAAAAGACTTACCCGTATGAAGCGGAGAATGATCGTTGCAggtttgtattaattatttgcatGTATGAGTGAAACATCTGGTGAGGAATTAACATtctaatgatttattaaattcctGAAATTGCAGATACAATCCGAGAAATAGCGGCGCCACCGATAAAGGCTATGTAGACATTCCACAAGGAGATGAAGAAAAGCTAAAAGCTGCAGTCGCCACTATAGGTCCGATTTCCGTCGCAATTGATGCATCCCACGAATCCTTCCAACTTTATAGTGAGGGTatgtatttactaaatatttactaaattaaaaaaaaatgtgatttttataaatttgcaacCCATATAAGATTCCTTTTAATCTTGTAAATTGAGCATTTAATTCAACCAATTCTTATAGCATGAAACTTAAACTTTACATCTGtccttacctttttttttactttaaatctcACATTTTTCAGGAGTGTATTACGATCCCGACTGCAGTGCAGAAAATCTAGATCATGGTGTGTTAATCGTTGGTTATGGTACAGACGAGACAAGTGGCCATGATTATTGGTTGGTCAAGAATAGTTGGGGTAAAACTTGGGGTCAAAAGGGCTACATCAAGATGGCTAGGAATAAGAATAATCACTGCGGTATAGCGTCCAGTGCCAGCTATCCTCTCGTTTAACTCTCGTTTATAACAAACTTTTTAGCAAGTTGCGTTTTGCCAAATGACAGTTGTTTTAAGAAATAACAGTGTTTAGgtatctaataaaatttcgCGATGtttagaagaaattttttatacagttCCTGATGTATCTTATCTCAtgatttcttgaaaatatttttagttcgCATGTGATTGGTAGAATTGATATTACTATACTGTCTATTCCTTTCGTACCGTGTAACAAAAGGAATTAGAGTTAATGTTAACAAAATGTATAGATTTCCAAACTTGCTTAGAGTTTCTAATTAATTACTTCGAATAAAGACAAAAGAGAAATTTTCGCGAAAATTGTGAAGGTTGTGAACCTTGACAATGGTTCATCGCTTTAATGTATCTtcgtatattaaatttaatgataatattgtagacgtattattttaaattatatttaatcttttattttctattttcacatCAGTTATCACAATTTAAATGGTACTATTGTCCGAGATATTTTCTTAGTATCTCAAgataaagattaatattattgtaaactttattttccattaaaattacGAGACTCACAGGTCTAATTAAGCTGTTTTAGGAAATTGTAACACTTGTATATCTCGGGTAATAATCCAAAGTTAAGCCGTTGTTTATTAAGCAAACTgatctctattttttataaaatatggaaaataaagaaattctgAATAATTATGCTATCTTTATTTATCTCTGATATTTATGCGCTTATTTATCATGTTTGTGAATACGTTGGGTATATCGTTAATGCGACAGTGATGCATCGCGAGATAAACAATTGCAATACACTATATACTTTTGCAGCGTTGGACTGTTGCTTCATTTCGATTTCTCAACGCCGAAAACTGGGatgattaattattgatttattgtgGATCTGTgttatctataataaatacaaactgCGTCAATTTCCAATAAGTAGTCGCATattgatttaagaaaaaaacctcTTTGTTTCATATCAGTGATATCAGTTATTACGTTGGATTTCCcggaatataaatatttttgttaaagtgCATTGtcacaaatttgtttaattaaataaaaaatgttactcgTGACTCCTAACACATTTCGATGAGAGGGCTGGGCAGTTTGCTCAGAGAGAAGCCGAgaacaaaaagattatttataaatctcttTAGCCGAGAGTGGCCATGATGCCCACGGTATAGGAGAGGGGTATCTGCTTTCAAGATAGAACCtctgaaattgataaattcaTTTAGAGTATGACAAAACCTACCGCCCAATACCAAATTCCACCTTTTTATCGGCAGAAAGAGTTGGAAAAAATCATGTTTGAAGTTTTCCAAGTTTGACCGCTTAACTATTACTACTTACGATTAATTCGTTGAAGACTAAGGTATTTAAGGGTAAAAATTGCTTTATATAAGGTTTCAGAGGTTGCGGATCAAAAGTGGAAAGTaggatttttatgaaaatgggCATTCTGAGGTTTTTGATCTACTCGATTCGAAAAGGTGTCTTTTCACTCCAATGCAATGAGATTTCATTCCATTTTTAAAGCTCGATTCATCGCTCACTTACAGTGGCGAATCACCCAAAGTGCACAAGcactcaattttcactcttcgCTACATTTGTATTTCATTTCGAGAGAAatttcactctacgagatttaatGAGTATTACATTTCTAgcaaatgcaattaaaaaaatatatatatatacatatatatgtatgtatattataacaaaaaagtataatcattataaaagaaaataagtcAAAAATGATTGGGATATTTTAgtgcaatatttttgtaattataaagcAGGAATTTGTAGCGTGGTGAGATTCGACACACAGCAATGTATAAtagtgaattattttaatataacgatgaaaattatgtacatatttacagATTTGTAAACACTTATTTGTAATACAACATATATTAAGGGTCTTAACGTATTACCTCGTATTAAACGCATTTCTACTTGATTAACGGACATAAACGAAATATCCCATACGAATCGCGAGGTTGTCAATTTCGCGTCGCAAAATGCTCGAAATCACGATGCAAAATACTTCTGAGTCTATAtgaaaaatatctcgaaaagaTCTACATACTTGGAGCGTATCAAAATATTGCGTGTTCATATTAATTCGAAAGTAATAATACAGATACGCCGCATAACTTGCGTTTTTATGCTGGAAAAGATACCTCAATTCTTCAttgtatattgtaaataaaactgTTATCGACATAGaattattgaaaacaaattttatattgagatgcgtaattttaatcgcaaatcgAAAATATAAGCTTTTCTCTTTTATCTCACAGACAAGTCTCCGTGTAACACAAAAAgagttgcagcaacattgcaaaaatatttcatcgcaTAATTACAACATTGCAAAATGTTGTTGCAATAGATAGAATGTTCATTTTTAGATATATTGCAATACCATATTGCAGCAATACGATATAATATGTTTTGGtatttctcataatattttcaGGTGTCATTATATTATACTAACACATTTTGGCACACGTAACTTTCAGGAATACTATAATATGTCCCTGATCAATGCTTACACAGAAAAACTAACAATTTTACTGTCAAAATACTCTCAAAAACTTCATTTACTTTCGTTTTCTAACTCAATTTCGAGGACCTGTCTCTTCCAAAAatcatttcattaaaatgtaGATGAAAAATCTCACAATGTTACGTACAGTGCGGTACAATGATTCGAAGAgcctagtagatggctgacttatcaacgccacagtctaacattatacaatatatgctagactgtggcgtcggtaagtcaaccatctactaggctcttcgaattattgcaccgcactgtacCTTTTATTCTAACttgtacagttttttttttcaattataagaaatagaacTGCGGTTGCGTCCGTCTGGAGGTGGTAGCGTATACTTTGCGAGTAAAGCACAGGACATTACTTTTTACactatttttgaaacattgctgcaacattactgaaataatatt contains the following coding sequences:
- the LOC105208238 gene encoding cathepsin L, encoding MKSVVALLFLAVLAMGQTVSFNKILDAEWFIFKLHHNKVYKSPVEEGYRMKIYMDNKRKIAEHNRKYELNEVTYKLGMNKYGDMLHHEFVNTLNGFNKSVTAGIETEGVTFISPANVKLPDEVDWTKQGAVTAVKDQGHCGSCWAFSSTGALEGQHFRSTGYLVSLSEQNLIDCSGKYGNNGCNGGLMDYAFQYIKDNKGLDTEKTYPYEAENDRCRYNPRNSGATDKGYVDIPQGDEEKLKAAVATIGPISVAIDASHESFQLYSEGVYYDPDCSAENLDHGVLIVGYGTDETSGHDYWLVKNSWGKTWGQKGYIKMARNKNNHCGIASSASYPLV